From the Rhinoderma darwinii isolate aRhiDar2 chromosome 12, aRhiDar2.hap1, whole genome shotgun sequence genome, one window contains:
- the LRRC14B gene encoding leucine-rich repeat-containing protein 14B produces MITYNMKTLRFLGAETFIFNHEYAKKHIRSVAHNLYPLLLKACYLHEKEELIVMLVENWPQQDFNFRKLFGKTLDYPEDISHWACQRSLTACLKGLKSYVLNPSTTYSKRLKVVDLTAIQDIEFQPCQCKKSLGRWARTEMISQLCFELLVEMQRLDFDPFIFDIDIDIRCNLFVTEKNYELVVQALLMRCHCPLKIRCVDFRADNIALRKLFYIIKLIEPNSIHKLEIVHNVRLEHYHLEVLLNNVTFPQLKSLTLPTRTFNVTHYTPEDDAVLSNIGEKLSNMVHLTELSVSFSTLTGRLRKLLSPLNTPLKVLELGNCSLNQVDMAYLANSLHAEHLELLDLSGHNITELFPSTFFKLLYKASSTLKTLVLEECDIGDMNIHVMEMGLVHCLKLKDFKFLQNPLTSISLRRIFRVLVNLPMLKYVEFPVPKECYPPDVSYPLDEVTLVKFDNQKYNMVKESLQRILVQAAREDISAVTPLFGSYDSAIEETSKELGAGLLNSFRDALQSFTTSLQKLEG; encoded by the exons ATGATCACATACAACATGAAGACGCTGAGATTTCTCGGGGCAGAGACCTTTATATTCAACCATGAATATGCTAAGAAACATATCAGGAGTGTGGCACACAATCTGTACCCCCTCTTATTGAAAGCTTGTTACTTACATGAAAAAGAGGAATTAATTGTTATGTTGGTGGAGAACTGGCCTCAGCAAGATTTCAACTTTCGCAAACTATTTGGCAAAACGCTGGACTACCCTGAAGATATCAGCCACTGGGCATGCCAACGTAGCTTGACAGCATGTCTGAAGGGCTTAAAGAGTTATGTACTGAATCCCTCAACAACTTACTCGAAAAGACTTAAAGTTGTAGATTTGACAGCGATTCAAGACATTGAATTTCAGCCGTGCCAATGTAAGAAGTCATTGGGAAGGTGGGCAAGAACAGAAATGATTTCACAGCTCTGTTTCGAACTTCTGGTGGAAATGCAGAGACTTGATTTTGATCCCTTTATTTTTGACATAGACATTGATATCCGCTGTAACCTCTTTGTCACAGAGAAGAACTATGAACTTGTGGTTCAAGCTTTACTAATGCGATGTCACTGCCCCCTGAAGATCAGATGTGTAGATTTTAGGGCAGATAATATAGCCTTGAGGAAGCTCTTTTATATTATAAAACTTATTGAGCCAAATTCTATTCACAAGTTAGAAATCGTGCACAATGTCCGCTTAGAACATTACCATCTTGAGGTACTTCTAAACAATGTCACTTTTCCTCAACTTAAGTCTCTCACCCTGCCAACAAGAACGTTCAATGTTACCCACTATACACCAGAGGATGATGCTGTTTTAAGTAACATAGGAGAGAAATTAAGCAACATGGTCCATCTGACAGAACTAAGTGTTTCGTTCTCTACCCTTACAGGAAGGCTGAGGAAGCTGCTcag CCCGTTGAATACCCCATTAAAAGTTCTTGAACTAGGCAATTGTTCCCTGAACCAGGTAGACATGGCGTACTTGGCAAACAGCCTGCATGCTGAACACTTGGAACTCTTGGACCTAAGTGGTCACAATATAACAGAACTCTTTCCATCAACATTcttcaaactgctctacaaagctTCATCAACCCTGAAGACTCTGGTTTTGGAGGAATGTGATATTGGAGACATGAATATCCATGTAATGGAAATGGGCTTGGTGCATTGCCTAAAACTTaaagattttaaattcctccagaATCCTTTAACATCTATAAGTCTAAGACGAATATTCAGAGTTCTTGTCAATCTGCCAATGTTGAAGTATGTTGAGTTTCCAGTACCAAAAGAATGCTATCCTCCTGATGTCAGCTACCCCCTTGATGAAGTAACCCTCGTAAAATTTGATAATCAAAAATATAACATGGTCAAAGAATCTCTGCAACGAATTTTGGTTCAGGCTGCTCGAGAAGACATTTCAGCCGTCACCCCACTCTTTGGCAGCTATGATTCTGCTATCGAAGAAACCAGCAAGGAACTGGGTGCAGGTTTATTGAATTCATTCAGGGATGCCCTTCAGAGTTTCACAACATCACTACAAAAATTAGAAGGGTAG